One part of the Leptolyngbya sp. FACHB-261 genome encodes these proteins:
- the rpsN gene encoding 30S ribosomal protein S14 yields the protein MAKKSMIEREKRRQKLVDKYADKRASLLEQFSDATSQQEKLNVQRQIQQLPRNSFPNRLRNRCALTGRPRGVYRDFGLSRHVFREMAHAGMLPGVTKSSW from the coding sequence ATGGCCAAGAAGAGCATGATCGAGCGCGAAAAGCGTCGTCAGAAGCTAGTTGATAAGTATGCCGACAAGCGCGCTAGCCTCCTAGAGCAGTTCTCTGACGCCACCTCTCAGCAGGAAAAGCTCAACGTTCAACGGCAAATTCAACAACTGCCCCGCAACAGCTTCCCCAACCGTCTGCGCAACCGCTGTGCTTTGACTGGGCGGCCACGGGGTGTCTATCGGGATTTTGGTCTGTCTCGCCACGTTTTTCGGGAAATGGCTCACGCAGGTATGCTGCCAGGTGTAACCAAGTCGAGCT